From the Bacillus alveayuensis genome, the window GTTGAAAATGTTCCCAATATCAAAAAACCTCCTTGGACACGCCTAATTCAACGTATGCGTATCCAAAGGAGATTATGACTTCTCTTTCGACAGTCGAAAAAATAGGGAGTCTTTTTTTCGTCAGCCATAAGTTCAATCTCCCAGTTGTATATATATTTTTGCTTCCCCATACAAGCAAATGCGATGCAATGTGGCCAGTAATCGGCTGAGTGTAGAACAAAATTTCAACTTATTTGGCCAATAAAAATGAAAAGAACTATTCGAATCTTGATTGTGCCACGATTTTATGTCCAGCAGCTTTTAATAAACGATTCATAATCGCTTGTCCAACCCCTTCTCGCGGGAAGGATTCACTAAATAAGACATCTAGTGGTTCCTCATTAAATTTGCGCAAGGCATCATACAAATGAGCGGCAACGGTTTTGAGATCACTTCTTTTTCCACATATAATGATTCGATCTGCCTCATACTTATCCTTGTTTTCTTCTGTTGTTAATACGCCAACACGTTTTCCATTTCTTTTTTCTCTATTAATAAACGACTGTAAAAATTCTGGGCTGCCGTCTACAATCGTTAATGGCGCATCTGGTGCATAATGAGTATATTTCATACCTGGTGATTTTGGCTTTTGTGATTCATCTAATATATTTTGATCATAACAGACTTGTCCAATGATAGCCTCTATCTCCTCTTTTGATACACCGCCAGGTCGCAAAATCACCGGAATTTCCTCTGTACAGTCAACTACTGTTGACTCTACTCCTACACCAGTGGGTCCACCGTCGACAATTCCTGCAATACGTCCTTTTAAATCCTGCTCAACATGCTTCGCTAACGTTGGACTCGGTTTTCCTGAAAGATTTGCACTTGGGGCAGCAATCGGCAGTTGGGAAGCTTTCAACAAAGCAAGAGCGACAGGATGTGCCGGCATGCGTACAGCCACGGTTTCTAAACCTGCTGTTACGTATGTGGATAACCCATTTTTTTTCGGCAGTACGAGCGTGAGCGGCCCCGGCCAAAAATGCTCTATTAATTTTTGCGCATAATCAGGTATTTCTTGGACAAATTCCTGTAATTGTTTTGAATCAGCAATGTGGACAATAAGCGGATTATCGCTTGGTCTTCCTTTTGCCTCATATATTTTCAACACCGCATCATCCGACCTTGCATTCGCCCCTAATCCATAGACTGTTTCTGTCGGAAAAGCGACAACCTCTCCTTTCTTCAGATATGATGCTGCCTCTATGATTTGCGGCGAAGTGGCGGCAACATTTTTATCCACACGATCCACAACCCATATTTTTGTATCCATTACGATGTCTACTCCTTTATTCACATCTATTCCAATCATAGTATAGTTTATCCTTTGTGAAGGATAAGGTAAAATTGCCAAATAAACAAGCTTTATCCACAATTTGTGGATAAAGCTGCTGTTAATAGTGGATAACTTTGTGGGTAAGTACTGTTACCCACAATTCCTATCTTATTTTACCATAAATGTTGCATGGTCACTTTGAAGTGTTTGCTTTACATGTTGACAATTGCTTAAATGCTCCGGCAATTGATCGACATTTATTTGTCGAAAGCCTAATATTTCTAAAAATTCAATAGATGTTTGCTTGTTTGTCATTAAATAGACGCTCCGAACCTTTTTTCGTTCCTTTAATGCATCAATACTTTTTAAGAGAGCGGCAAGATGGGCTTGATTTAGTTGATCAGAAATAACAAGGGACCGAAGCAGCCCATCTTGGCCAATTAATTCCATTCCAAGACAGCCCACAATGTTTTGTTCATCACTTTCCAAAAGAACAAATTGATCAATGATCTGTTCGAAGCCCTCTGTTGATATCCCAGCCTTCCCTACAAATTGCTTCATCACTTCTAAATCTTTACGTTCGGCCATTCTTAACGAATAAAACATGACTTCCCCTCGCTTTACGTACAACCTTCATCTCGTAATAAATCTATGAGAGGGCAAATGTTTTATTCCCTATTTTTAGCTTTTCGAAAATAAATTCGTAAACCACTCAACTAAAAAAAATTTGACTTCTACTTGACTAGAATTCTCTTCTTCTCTTGTCACAAGCTTTTCTACAACTTTCAACTCTTTTTCAGTATTTAATTCCTGATCATCACGATTGGCCTCTTCGGCACGAACGGCTTCACTATTGGAAAAATCGAGAAAGCATAATGGCGGAAATAACACACACCACCAATTGGCTCCTTTCCCTTCGCCTAATGTCACTAAAATTGCTTCATAATTCCCTGCTGGATATAAATAGTTTCCGTAAAGCTTTGTCGGAAATTGAACTTTGTTAAAATCAACGGTAAAAGATTGCTGACGATTTTCTTCCTCTAATACTGTTTGGACGATTGTTTCAATTTCCGGTAACCGCTTGCGAATGATTTGTCTAGCTTTATCGATGGATGTTACGTCCTGCACCCATGTAC encodes:
- a CDS encoding L-threonylcarbamoyladenylate synthase (product_source=KO:K07566; cath_funfam=3.90.870.10; cog=COG0009; ko=KO:K07566; pfam=PF01300,PF03481; superfamily=55821; tigrfam=TIGR00057) encodes the protein MIGIDVNKGVDIVMDTKIWVVDRVDKNVAATSPQIIEAASYLKKGEVVAFPTETVYGLGANARSDDAVLKIYEAKGRPSDNPLIVHIADSKQLQEFVQEIPDYAQKLIEHFWPGPLTLVLPKKNGLSTYVTAGLETVAVRMPAHPVALALLKASQLPIAAPSANLSGKPSPTLAKHVEQDLKGRIAGIVDGGPTGVGVESTVVDCTEEIPVILRPGGVSKEEIEAIIGQVCYDQNILDESQKPKSPGMKYTHYAPDAPLTIVDGSPEFLQSFINREKRNGKRVGVLTTEENKDKYEADRIIICGKRSDLKTVAAHLYDALRKFNEEPLDVLFSESFPREGVGQAIMNRLLKAAGHKIVAQSRFE
- a CDS encoding N-acetylglutamate synthase-like GNAT family acetyltransferase (product_source=COG1246; cath_funfam=3.40.630.30; cog=COG1246; superfamily=55729), whose translation is MFYSLRMAERKDLEVMKQFVGKAGISTEGFEQIIDQFVLLESDEQNIVGCLGMELIGQDGLLRSLVISDQLNQAHLAALLKSIDALKERKKVRSVYLMTNKQTSIEFLEILGFRQINVDQLPEHLSNCQHVKQTLQSDHATFMVK
- a CDS encoding stage II sporulation protein R (product_source=KO:K06387; ko=KO:K06387; pfam=PF09551; tigrfam=TIGR02837; transmembrane_helix_parts=Inside_1_4,TMhelix_5_23,Outside_24_222), which codes for MKKQALVLIYILLLLIGGLLTAFDSPTEARGNTGVVVIPNEAIRLRILANSDSEKDQQLKRKIRDAINGEVSTWVQDVTSIDKARQIIRKRLPEIETIVQTVLEEENRQQSFTVDFNKVQFPTKLYGNYLYPAGNYEAILVTLGEGKGANWWCVLFPPLCFLDFSNSEAVRAEEANRDDQELNTEKELKVVEKLVTREEENSSQVEVKFFLVEWFTNLFSKS